The following proteins are co-located in the Pyrococcus abyssi GE5 genome:
- a CDS encoding S16 family serine protease: METVKLKRIFALLLLISVLISPAFAQCPCEGRTVVLKAPAVSMTSTGELVGVPTDFVITVAPGSGHVYVETWPLTQVDMQASARLAAEVAGRVLGIDMSKYDVFIQVKADSPIIGGPSAGGTMTVGIIAAIMGWEIRKDVMMTGMINPDGSIGPVGGILEKASAAHQAGAKIFLIPEGQRIQVVTETKSKQIGPITQITTTQRRVDVAKYAQERWGLKVIEIRDIYDAVYYFTGHKLERPKPKGKVIVSTSFLEKYARTDYDETMNYYNDVKDKLVNSDVGYSTYTYLKAALDDAYNVLKQARDAIDQGKYYTAMSLDFQARIMIRHVDWYIDVYDGRDIEDVFFEVKNEINSVEKYVSNLTIKGVTMLQAVAASETRIEEAKEYLKKAQASYYNQDYWNAVGNAAYAYERAKTAELWAKLGEEFAKGSIISRDSIKKAAREQLDNAKLIVMYITSMFGQQNLNDLMDLLDKGERYYEDGKYSAALFSAMEARIRGEVILDTIGIENVSVLRDKLSMMKEEAKTAIGLAQEGGTLPLLSMAYYEFAESYEAKGDMQDIITAMVFYQYAKETALVFQEWKKSSSQEVKTTISSPISTQTPSQTSTTTKSTSTPSTTQTTTSICGPASLVLVAAIVALFKRR; the protein is encoded by the coding sequence GTGGAAACGGTGAAATTAAAGAGAATATTCGCTCTCCTGCTATTAATTTCGGTTCTAATATCTCCAGCGTTCGCTCAATGTCCATGCGAAGGTAGAACCGTTGTATTAAAGGCTCCAGCAGTTTCAATGACATCTACCGGGGAACTAGTGGGAGTTCCTACCGATTTCGTAATAACGGTGGCCCCGGGAAGTGGTCATGTTTACGTTGAAACGTGGCCATTGACCCAAGTTGACATGCAAGCCTCGGCGAGGTTAGCTGCGGAAGTTGCTGGAAGGGTTCTAGGGATTGACATGAGTAAATACGACGTATTTATTCAAGTGAAGGCAGATTCCCCAATCATCGGAGGTCCTTCGGCTGGGGGAACTATGACGGTAGGAATAATAGCTGCCATAATGGGCTGGGAAATCAGAAAGGACGTCATGATGACGGGAATGATAAATCCAGACGGGAGCATAGGGCCAGTGGGAGGAATCTTAGAAAAAGCCTCCGCTGCTCATCAGGCTGGTGCTAAGATATTCCTTATTCCGGAAGGCCAGAGGATCCAAGTAGTTACCGAGACAAAATCAAAACAGATAGGGCCAATAACCCAGATAACCACAACCCAGAGAAGGGTCGATGTAGCCAAGTACGCTCAAGAGAGATGGGGGCTTAAAGTCATAGAAATAAGGGACATTTACGATGCAGTCTATTACTTCACAGGTCACAAGCTTGAAAGGCCGAAACCCAAGGGTAAGGTCATTGTAAGCACGTCCTTCCTTGAAAAGTACGCGAGAACCGATTACGATGAGACCATGAATTATTACAACGATGTCAAGGACAAACTGGTAAATAGCGACGTGGGATACTCAACTTATACCTACCTAAAGGCGGCCTTGGATGATGCATATAATGTTCTCAAGCAGGCTAGGGATGCAATAGATCAAGGGAAATACTATACAGCCATGAGCCTCGACTTCCAGGCTAGGATAATGATAAGGCACGTGGACTGGTACATAGACGTTTACGATGGAAGGGACATAGAGGACGTATTCTTTGAAGTTAAGAACGAGATAAATTCCGTGGAAAAGTACGTCTCGAATTTGACGATAAAAGGGGTGACGATGCTTCAGGCCGTGGCTGCTAGTGAAACGAGGATAGAGGAAGCGAAGGAATACCTCAAGAAGGCACAAGCTTCTTACTACAATCAAGACTACTGGAACGCCGTTGGCAACGCTGCTTATGCATACGAAAGAGCTAAAACAGCAGAGCTTTGGGCTAAACTCGGTGAAGAGTTCGCAAAGGGCTCAATCATCTCGAGGGATAGTATAAAGAAGGCGGCGAGGGAACAATTAGACAATGCCAAGTTAATAGTTATGTACATCACATCGATGTTCGGTCAACAGAACCTAAACGACTTGATGGATCTCTTGGACAAAGGAGAAAGGTACTATGAGGATGGCAAGTATTCGGCAGCTCTGTTCTCAGCTATGGAGGCTAGAATTAGGGGAGAAGTAATCCTCGACACGATTGGCATAGAGAACGTTTCAGTTCTTAGAGATAAGCTTTCCATGATGAAAGAAGAAGCTAAAACAGCGATCGGCTTGGCCCAGGAAGGGGGAACTTTGCCTTTACTATCGATGGCCTACTATGAGTTCGCCGAAAGCTATGAAGCTAAGGGGGATATGCAGGACATAATAACCGCAATGGTGTTTTACCAGTACGCCAAGGAAACTGCCTTGGTCTTCCAGGAGTGGAAGAAATCAAGCTCTCAAGAAGTCAAGACAACGATAAGTTCACCTATTTCAACGCAAACTCCAAGTCAAACAAGCACCACTACCAAATCCACCTCAACTCCTTCAACCACCCAAACTACCACCTCAATATGCGGACCAGCTTCGCTGGTTTTAGTTGCAGCTATAGTGGCTTTATTCAAGCGCCGCTGA
- a CDS encoding phosphoadenosine phosphosulfate reductase domain-containing protein, with amino-acid sequence MFNIIVRARKDAKAIQYINERNYGGYLKVSSLGGGRKLSEVEDNLREALSDPYIPIFLFGEKEKELANEVIKEVNKPSFIRILRTKKVRNMRVDELYENIEDIKARFRLGVEWVENLKAYKFEPENPIGLEVNPDYDIYFALGEGFRKNMIDLLGIDPGDVALVLRKTMNVEEYYSGPHRIAEVSKIIGRPTEVKWRIPALEEVSLDKTIKVNMSYLEAFERASLAFLERFQDRNAIVPWSGGKDSTAALILARKVFDDVTAVYVKMEYEMPLTDEYVEEVASKLNINLVKVEVPMPIHKYGLPTHSNRWCTRMKVEALYNAIKDIENPVLIVGDRDSESAKRRLKPPVVERETSFGRILEVMPLKFWSGAMVQLYILASGIKLHPLYYQGFYRLGCTVCPSLAQWEIDLLEKLNYLPEVMKNRKVSGA; translated from the coding sequence ATGTTCAACATAATAGTCAGGGCAAGGAAGGATGCAAAGGCCATTCAGTATATAAATGAGAGAAATTATGGCGGATACTTAAAGGTGTCAAGCTTAGGAGGGGGAAGAAAGCTAAGTGAAGTTGAAGACAACTTAAGGGAAGCGTTGAGTGACCCCTACATTCCAATATTCCTGTTTGGGGAGAAGGAAAAAGAGCTCGCTAATGAAGTTATCAAGGAAGTCAATAAGCCGTCATTCATAAGGATTCTGAGGACGAAAAAGGTCAGGAACATGAGGGTCGATGAGCTCTATGAGAACATAGAAGACATCAAGGCTAGGTTTAGGCTTGGGGTTGAATGGGTAGAAAATTTAAAGGCCTACAAGTTCGAGCCCGAGAATCCAATCGGACTAGAAGTTAATCCTGACTATGACATTTACTTTGCGTTAGGTGAGGGATTTAGGAAAAATATGATAGATCTCCTGGGGATCGATCCTGGGGACGTTGCCCTTGTTTTGAGAAAAACTATGAACGTTGAAGAGTACTACTCAGGCCCCCATAGGATAGCAGAGGTAAGCAAGATCATTGGAAGGCCCACGGAAGTTAAATGGAGGATACCAGCTTTAGAAGAGGTGTCACTTGATAAGACGATAAAAGTGAACATGAGCTATCTCGAAGCGTTTGAACGGGCAAGCCTTGCATTCTTAGAGAGGTTTCAAGATAGGAATGCTATAGTTCCCTGGAGTGGAGGTAAAGATTCTACCGCGGCATTGATACTAGCAAGGAAGGTCTTTGATGATGTTACGGCTGTTTACGTTAAGATGGAATACGAGATGCCCCTAACAGATGAATACGTAGAAGAAGTTGCAAGTAAGCTCAACATAAACCTAGTGAAGGTTGAAGTTCCAATGCCCATCCACAAGTATGGATTGCCAACGCATTCGAATAGGTGGTGCACAAGGATGAAGGTTGAAGCCCTGTACAATGCAATCAAGGACATCGAAAATCCCGTTCTAATAGTAGGAGACAGGGATTCGGAGAGTGCCAAGAGAAGGTTAAAGCCACCAGTCGTGGAGAGGGAAACATCTTTTGGAAGGATTCTAGAGGTTATGCCCCTGAAGTTCTGGAGCGGGGCCATGGTTCAACTTTACATCCTCGCCAGTGGAATAAAGCTTCACCCCCTGTACTATCAAGGATTCTATAGACTTGGCTGCACGGTGTGTCCAAGTTTAGCCCAATGGGAGATAGATCTACTGGAGAAGCTCAACTACCTCCCAGAAGTAATGAAAAATAGAAAGGTCAGCGGCGCTTGA